The proteins below come from a single Lineus longissimus chromosome 5, tnLinLong1.2, whole genome shotgun sequence genomic window:
- the LOC135488326 gene encoding growth hormone secretagogue receptor type 1-like — MNDMTTLEVALQEEFPFLRNIFVALTRYVWSVPVCFGIPGNILTIIVANRKHNRRVSPCIYMTAMAVVDTIFLLDLLWFYSIFNTGQLDGITTKATRGIMARVHGYMILTCSSLSGLFLSGMSVDRFVAVRFPMAAKGLCTPRRAKLTISAMILLMVINVHLFFVYKYVEYPSSGVRMLLYDVPIEIEKTASLFSVLVGTVCPFTIILGSNLGIIITLWKASINRRKLKATAGANQEEGKETGHLTVMLMFVSLAYVVTTLPFRVFDPIMELPELAAIYDMTQQYWQLRFGIGTFALANIWFFNYAVNFYLYCIFGGRRYRNDAKEVLHSILWCRKSK; from the exons ATGAACGACATGACAACTTTGGAGGTCGCTCTGCAAGAAGAATTTCCATTCCTGCGGAATATTTTCGTTGCACTGACTCGATACGTGTGGAGCGTTCCCGTCTGTTTTGGAATTCCCGGCAACATTCTGACGATTATAGTAGCCAATAGAAAGCACAACCGGAGGGTGTCTCCATGTATCTATATGACTGCTATGGCCGTTGTTGACACAATCTTCCTGTTAGATTTGCTCTGGTTTTATTCAATTTTCAACACGGGTCAACTTGATGGAATCACGACTAAAGCTACAAGAGGAATTATGGCAAG AGTACATGGCTACATGATTTTGACATGCAGTTCCCTTTCGGGCCTTTTCCTATCAGGCATGTCGGTCGACCGGTTTGTCGCTGTCCGCTTCCCCATGGCTGCCAAAGGCCTCTGTACCCCAAGAAGGGCCAAGTTGACCATCTCCGCCATGATCCTACTAATGGTTATCAACGTGCATCTGTTCTTTGTGTATAAGTACGTGGAATATCCAAGTTCAG GCGTAAGAATGCTGTTGTATGACGTACCAATAGAAATAGAGAAGACCGCGTCACTATTCAGTGTACTGGTTGGGACTGTTTGTCCATTTACCATCATATTGGGTAGTAATTTAGGTATCATTATCACGCTGTGGAAAGCCTCGATCAACAGACGAAAACTTAAAGCGACTGCAGGAGCAAACCAAGAGGAAGGGAAAGAAACAGGACACCTGACAGTCATGTTGATGTTTGTTAGTCTAGCCTACGTCGTGACGACACTTCCGTTCCGTGTGTTTGATCCAATCATGGAGCTACCGGAACTGGCGGCCATTTATGACATGACTCAGCAATATTGGCAGTTGAGGTTTGGTATCGGCACGTTTGCTCTGGCGAACATCTGGTTCTTTAACTACGCTGTTAATTTCTATCTGTATTGTATATTTGGAGGACGACGTTATAGAAATGATGCAAAAGAGGTACTTCATTCTATTCTTTGGTGTAGGAAATCCAAATGA